A genomic stretch from Solenopsis invicta isolate M01_SB chromosome 15, UNIL_Sinv_3.0, whole genome shotgun sequence includes:
- the LOC105200650 gene encoding N-acetylglucosamine-1-phosphotransferase subunits alpha/beta produces the protein MLIASNVFINIMSTWKLIQRRCYDLLSYKYSLLVILVAFTCIFIGIVHFGEVWLIWSKEKYEAVFHSFNDNILGKSFQKKLCQHVPIDVVYTWVNGSDPVFLESLQRHVPVVDLGAAASRFSDKDELRYSLRSLEMYAPWVRHVYIVTNGQIPSWLDMDNPRMTLVTHEDIFLNKSDLPTFSSPAIESHIHRIPGVSDKFLYFNDDVMLGTEVWPEDFITQANGQKVYLAWWVPDCSEICPWAWVGDGSCDHACNTTLCEFDGGDCQTTDVPIDSEVMEGEDDYPYKYLHDYHENNYDDLKLLSILRKKNIVRPSRKDALISTVQTLYTYNLSTISKPIRTISNLGNSSFRKLQAQSIKFDGEDYKFAKDFVKPAYSKLSHINTSNKTAYRIKLLKRYRNIMNAAQSNNSVKFDKIAYPNQWKRNARGLDTYAESLLYVNKIYNTAYGLERRRVPAHMPHLIDKWIVNSMQEKFEFEFKKTSSHKMRDPEDMQFAFSYFYFLSSEKRSVLIEEMFDMFDTDKSRTWSDREIRTLLSRLYPLPLDYNLVMEFENEIINCSHRLNLPEIVDVPPGERYLDSTLPVVSKELILNCESVFRRLQSKFGTSSRYPHEIIKAGKNEIFEMLTSNVSLTVQLLDEIRRDPKKFICLNDDMDPIRHSENEIVRALLNDFYRSLYPLRSTFELPSQYRNRFSHLHELLEWRANRAKARNLLLCLLALLLTFTFYHVLYHHMRRMCRTRELSTFLV, from the exons ATGCTAATTGCATCTAACGTCTTTATCAATATAATGAGCACATGGAAATTGATACAACGACGGTGTTACGACTTGCTTTCATATAAATACTCATTGCTCGTAATATTGGTGGCGTTTACTTGCATATTCATCGGCATTGTGCACTTTGGAGAG GTATGGTTGATATGGAGCAAAGAAAAGTACGAGGCGGTTTTTCACTCCTTCAACGACAATATTCTGGGAAAATCCTTTCAAAAGAAATTGTGCCAACACGTACCCATAGACGTAGTTTATACATGGGTAAACGGATCCGATCCAGTGTTCTTAGAAAGCCTCCAGAGGCACGTCCCTGTTGTGGATCTCGGTGCCGCCGCCTCGAGATTCAGTGACAAAGACGAGTTGCGCTACTCGTTGCGATCGTTGGAGATGTATGCGCCTTGGGTGAGGCACGTTTACATCGTTACCAACGGCCAAATACCGAGTTGGCTTGATATGGATAATCCTCGGATGACTCTTGTCACTCACGAAGATATCTTTCTGAATAAAAGTGATTTGCCAACTTTTTCTAGTCCTGCTATTGAAAGTCATATTCATAG GATACCTGGTGtttctgacaaatttttatattttaatgacgACGTAATGTTAGGTACCGAAGTGTGGCCAGAGGATTTCATAACTCAAGCAAATGGACAAAAGGTGTACCTGGCGTGGTGGGTTCCTGACTGTTCCGAGATCTGTCCATGGGCGTGGGTCGGCGACGGATCGTGCGATCACGCTTGTAACACAACATTGTGCGAATTTGATg GCGGAGACTGTCAAACGACTGATGTCCCTATAGATAGCGAGGTAATGGAAGGAGAAGACGATTATCCATATAAGTACCTGCACGATTATCATGAAAACAATTACGACGACCTCAAACTATTAAGCATCTTGCGCAAGAAAAACATCGTTCGTCCATCACGAAAGGACGCGCTAATATCCACAGTTCAAacattatatacgtataatctCAGTACTATTTCTAAGCCAATCCGTACAATTAGCAATCTTGGAAATAGCAGTTTTAGGAAATTACAAGcacaaagtataaaatttgaCGGTGAAGATTATAAATTTGCAAAGGATTTTGTAAAACCTGCATACTCCAAATTGTCACACATAAACACCTCGAACAAAACTGCATATCGTATCAAACTTTTGAAACGTTACCGCAATATCATGAATGCGGCACAATCGAACAATTCTGTTAAGTTCGATAAGATCGCATATCCCAATCAATGGAAACGTAATGCACGAGGATTGGACACTTACGCGGAGTCTTTGCTATAcgttaacaaaatatataacactGCTTACGGCCTCGAACGGAGGAGAGTGCCAGCGCACATGCCGCATTTGATAGACAAGTGGATCGTGAATAGCATGCAAGAAAAGTTCGAGTTTGAATTTAAGAAAACCTCTAGTCACAAAATGAGAGATCCCGAGGACATGCAATTCGCATTTTCTTACTTCTACTTTTTATCCAGTGAAAAACGAAGTGTACTCATCGAGGAGATGTTTGATATGTTTGATACTGATAAATCACG GACTTGGTCGGACAGGGAAATAAGGACGCTCTTGTCCCGATTATATCCGTTGCCGCTTGATTACAATCTAGTCATGGAATTCGAAAATGAGATAATAAATTGTTCGCATCGTCTAAATCTACCGGAGATCGTTGACGTTCCACCAGGAGAAAGATATCTGGACTCTACTCTC CCGGTAGTTTCTAAAGAATTGATACTGAACTGCGAATCAGTTTTTAGAAGACTGCAATCAAAATTCGGCACAAGTAGCCGATATCCGCATGAGATTATAAAAGCCggcaaaaatgaaattttcgagATGTTGACCAGCAATGTTTCTCTAACGGTACAATTGCTGGATGAAATTAGGAGGGATCCCAA GAAGTTCATTTGTTTGAACGATGACATGGATCCAATTCGACATTCGGAAAACGAGATTGTTCGCGCTTTGTTAAACGATTTTTATCGTTCGTTGTATCCGCTGCGAAGCACCTTCGAATTGCCGTCGCAATATCGAAATCGTTTCTCCCACTTACACGAACTTCTCGAATGGAGAGCGAATCGTGCAAAAGCTAGAAATTTATTACTGTGCCTTCTAGCGTTGCTCCTTACGTTTACGTTCTATCACGTACTCTACCATCACATGCGTAGGATGTGCAGAACTCGAGAATTATCTACGTTTCTTGTGTGA
- the LOC105200651 gene encoding ropporin-1-like protein isoform X2 — translation MAFVEQPSLGREIAVPARLPMILKQFCKAAIRTQPYDLLKWSGSYFRALADGEEPPVKSRLEYPPPSTTSGLTLGFLRVLLRQFGNYNKTLPVEIISRHWDCLCLDRRDLDTILTIGEFRRTCQVKKFLAIAVGLLGANLTETMIMVCQLFSHEPDGGSAMIPLTLFIEIYEYLAGLACDDKEKDTMDQDTTERTACKESSVDRTCSINSQDTDVDINLDSELISKDEVDLSKTDLSMEPMENSSLERETTNYKESESLSQKDDSKNTIGKKFCGVKDSNSDGSLSSGVKKHMKIMCCPNVPV, via the exons ATGGCGTTCGTCGAGCAACCGTCGCTCGGGCGGGAAATCGCGGTGCCGGCCAGGTTGCCGATGATCCTGAAACAGTTCTGCAAAGCCGCGATACGTACGCAGCCTTATGATCTGCTCAAGTGGTCTGGTTCATACTTCCGCGCGTTAGCCGATGGCGAGGAGCCGCCAGTCAAGTCGCGGCTTGAGTATCCACCACCGAGCACGACCTCCGGCTTGACCCTAGGCTTCCTCAGGGTACTGTTGCGGCAATTTGGAA ATTACAACAAGACACTACCGGTCGAGATAATCTCGCGTCACTGGGACTGCCTTTGCCTGGATCGCAGAGACCTCGACACGATCCTCACAATCGGGGAATTCCGTCGCACCTGCCAGGTGAAGAAGTTCCTCGCCATAGCGGTGGGCCTGCTCGGTGCCAATCTTACTGAGACGATGATCATGGTCTGTCAGTTATTCAGCCACGAGCCAGACGGTGGATCTGCGATGATCCCACTCACATTGTTTATAGAAATATACGA ATACTTAGCGGGACTCGCATGCGACGACAAAGAGAAAGATACAATGGATCAAGACACAACGGAGCGCACCGCGTGCAAAGAGAGTTCTGTCGATCGTACCTGCTCCATAAATAGTCAAGACACTGACGTGGATATTAATTTAGATTCGGAATTGATATCTAAGGATGAGGTTGATCTATCGAAAA CCGATTTGTCGATGGAGCCGATGGAGAACAGTTCACTTGAAAGAGAAACTACTAATTATAAAGAAAGCGAATCTTTGAGTCAAAAAGACGATAGCAAAAATACGATCGGTAAAAAATTCTGTGGGGTGAAAGACTCCAACAGCGATGGAAGTTTATCTTCTGGAGTAAAAAAGCATATGAAAATTATGTGCTGTCCAAATGTGCCAG TCTAA
- the LOC105200649 gene encoding chromatin-remodeling complex ATPase chain Iswi, protein MSKPDENADTGDTGDNSNGSSAETTSSRGGDFETKLETDRSKRFDYLLKQTEIFSHFMTNNQKDKASSPLKIKAGRPRKQPENPVKTDTGDHRHRKTEQEEDEELLAESNASVAPTTRFESSPHYIKSGELRDYQIRGLNWMISLYEHGINGILADEMGLGKTLQTISLLGYMKHFRNIPGPHIVIVPKSTLANWMNEFKKWCPSLRAVCLIGDAETRNTFIRDVMMPGEWDVCVTSYEMVIKEKSVFKKFNWRYMVIDEAHRIKNEKSKLSEILREFKTTNRLLLTGTPLQNNLHELWSLLNFLLPDVFNSSDDFDSWFNTNSFLGDNSLVERLHAVLRPFLLRRLKSEVEKGLKPKKEIKVYIGLSKMQREWYTKVLMKDIDIVNGAGKIEKMRLQNILMQLRKCCNHPYLFDGAEPGPPYTTDEHLVYNCGKMVILDKLLPKLQQQESRVLIFSQMTRMLDILEDYCHWRCFQYCRLDGNTAHEDRQRQINEYNAPGSEKFIFMLSTRAGGLGINLATADVVIIYDSDWNPQMDLQAMDRAHRIGQQKQVRVFRFITENTVEEKIVERAEVKLRLDKLVIQQGRLVDAKQQALNKDEMLNMIRHGANEVFASKDSAITDEDIDTILQKGEAKTEEMKQKLESLGESSLRNFTVDAPTDSVYQFEGEDYREKQKILGIGNWIEPPKRERKANYAVDAYFREALRVSEPKAPKAPRPPKQPIVQDFQFFPPRLFELLDQEIYYFRQTVGYKVPKNPELGSDAARIQKDEQRKIDDAQPLTDDEIAEKEKLLLQGFTNWTKRDFNQFIKANEKYGRDDIENIAKEVEGKTPEEVMEYSAVFWERCHELQDIDRVMAQIERGEAKIQRRAGIKKALDAKMARYRAPFHQLRIAYGTNKGKNYTEEEDRFLVCMLHKLGFDKENVYEELRATVRSAPQFRFDWFVKSRTALELQRRCNTLITLIERENQELEERERQERRKKGSNLGTKPSSKRKENLQPPQDKPRKKKK, encoded by the coding sequence ATGTCCAAGCCGGACGAGAACGCGGACACCGGCGACACCGGGGACAACTCAAATGGGTCCTCGGCGGAGACCACGTCGTCGAGGGGCGGCGATTTCGAGACGAAGCTCGAGACGGATCGAAGCAAGCGATTCGACTACCTGCTGAAGCAGACCGAGATATTCTCGCACTTCATGACGAATAATCAGAAGGACAAGGCCAGCAGTCCGTTGAAAATTAAAGCCGGCAGGCCCAGGAAGCAGCCGGAGAACCCCGTCAAGACGGACACCGGCGACCATCGGCATCGCAAGACCGAGCAGGAGGAGGACGAGGAGTTGCTGGCGGAGAGCAACGCGAGCGTCGCCCCTACCACGCGCTTCGAGTCGTCCCCACATTACATCAAGTCCGGTGAGTTGCGCGACTACCAGATACGCGGCCTGAATTGGATGATATCGCTCTACGAGCACGGCATAAACGGTATTTTGGCGGATGAGATGGGTCTCGGCAAGACTCTGCAGACCATCTCTCTGCTGGGGTACATGAAGCACTTTCGAAATATACCTGGACCTCACATTGTCATTGTGCCGAAGTCAACGCTGGCCAATTGGATGAACGAGTTCAAGAAGTGGTGCCCGAGCCTCAGGGCTGTCTGCCTGATCGGTGACGCAGAGACCAGGAACACCTTCATCAGGGATGTGATGATGCCCGGCGAGTGGGACGTGTGCGTGACGTCGTATGAGATGGTGATCAAGGAGAAATCCGTATTCAAAAAGTTCAACTGGCGCTACATGGTGATAGACGAGGCCCACAGGATAAAGAATGAGAAGTCCAAGCTGTCCGAGATCCTAAGGGAGTTTAAGACCACCAATCGGCTCCTCCTGACGGGCACGCCGCTTCAAAACAATCTCCACGAGCTGTGGTCCTTGCTGAACTTCCTTCTACCAGATGTATTCAACAGCTCCGACGACTTTGACTCGTGGTTTAACACAAACAGCTTTTTAGGTGACAATTCTTTAGTCGAGAGATTACACGCCGTCCTGAGACCGTTCCTCCTGAGACGCTTGAAGTCCGAGGTGGAGAAGGGGCTCAAACCCAAAAAGGAGATCAAGGTGTACATTGGTTTGAGCAAGATGCAGAGGGAATGGTATACCAAAGTGCTGATGAAGGATATAGATATCGTGAATGGCGCGGGGAAGATTGAGAAGATGAGGCTGCAGAACATTTTGATGCAGCTGCGTAAGTGCTGCAACCATCCGTACTTGTTCGACGGCGCCGAACCCGGGCCGCCGTACACCACCGACGAGCATCTCGTTTACAACTGTGGTAAAATGGTGATACTCGATAAGCTGTTGCCAAAATTGCAGCAGCAAGAGTCTCGAGTTTTGATTTTCAGCCAAATGACGAGAATGCTGGATATTCTGGAGGACTACTGTCACTGGCGATGCTTCCAGTACTGTCGACTGGACGGCAACACCGCTCATGAGGACCGGCAACGGCAGATAAACGAATACAACGCGCCTGGTAGCGAAAAATTCATCTTTATGCTGTCGACTCGTGCCGGCGGGCTGGGTATCAATCTGGCGACTGCCGACGTGGTGATCATCTATGATTCCGACTGGAATCCGCAAATGGATCTGCAAGCGATGGATCGCGCGCATCGTATAGGCCAGCAGAAACAGGTGAGAGTGTTTAGGTTCATCACGGAGAACACGGTGGAGGAAAAGATCGTCGAGCGGGCCGAGGTCAAGCTGCGCCTGGACAAGCTCGTTATCCAGCAGGGACGGCTGGTCGACGCCAAGCAGCAGGCGTTGAACAAGGACGAGATGTTAAACATGATTAGGCACGGCGCGAACGAGGTGTTTGCGTCCAAGGACAGCGCTATCACCGACGAGGATATCGACACGATATTGCAGAAAGGCGAGGCCAAAACGGAGGAGATGAAGCAGAAGCTCGAGAGCCTCGGGGAGTCTTCGTTACGCAATTTCACCGTCGACGCGCCGACGGATTCCGTATACCAGTTCGAGGGCGAGGATTATCGCGAGAAGCAGAAGATCCTTGGAATAGGCAACTGGATCGAGCCGCCCAAACGCGAGCGTAAAGCCAATTATGCCGTCGACGCGTATTTCAGAGAGGCTCTAAGAGTGTCGGAGCCGAAGGCGCCGAAAGCACCGAGGCCGCCGAAGCAACCCATAGTGCAAGACTTCCAGTTCTTCCCGCCGCGACTTTTCGAGCTGCTGGATCAAGAGATTTATTATTTCAGACAAACAGTCGGCTACAAGGTCCCGAAGAATCCTGAGCTCGGATCGGACGCCGCCCGAATCCAGAAGGATGAGCAGCGCAAGATCGACGACGCCCAGCCACTTACCGACGACGAGATCGCCGAGAAGGAGAAGCTGCTGCTCCAGGGCTTCACCAACTGGACCAAGCGGGACTTCAATCAGTTCATCAAGGCGAACGAGAAGTACGGTCGCGACGACATTGAGAACATAGCGAAAGAAGTCGAAGGGAAAACACCGGAGGAAGTGATGGAATACTCGGCCGTTTTCTGGGAGCGTTGCCACGAGCTCCAGGACATAGATCGCGTGATGGCGCAGATCGAGCGCGGCGAGGCCAAGATACAGAGACGTGCCGGCATTAAGAAGGCCCTGGACGCGAAGATGGCCAGATACCGGGCGCCCTTCCACCAGCTCAGGATAGCCTACGGAACGAACAAGGGCAAGAATTACACCGAGGAGGAGGACAGGTTTCTCGTCTGCATGTTGCACAAGCTCGGTTTCGACAAGGAGAACGTGTACGAGGAGCTGCGCGCCACGGTAAGGTCAGCGCCGCAGTTTCGCTTCGACTGGTTCGTCAAGTCCCGCACCGCGTTGGAGCTGCAACGTCGCTGCAACACCTTGATAACTCTAATTGAACGCGAGAATCAGGAGCTCGAGGAGCGCGAAAGACAGGAGAGGAGAAAGAAGGGCAGTAATCTAGGAACGAAACCTTCGTCGAAGCGAAAGGAAAATCTGCAGCCGCCCCAGGACAAGccacggaaaaaaaagaagtaa
- the LOC105200652 gene encoding uncharacterized protein LOC105200652 isoform X2, translated as MVSAALLPFFVAVELFNPNISQSHFNPDYTFKLNKTTTVFREPLHIIQLTATIVCRLSAQNVYVTCVLRDIMYESFLKYITLNEPTYIAREIIPDENNKDWFRIKFNNTGVEKILVSRACDKRDIIKEIASQFNMGNELNLRESSRFWDDQFEAKETTLAGRCNTRYMIRMRGKENERQDTHFRVVFPDINFEETKYVEIEKIRSKCEYSKGFFDFLNGLEVTQYSHSMKVFDDQFQISTIMNVELPADPWNEKYKRVFKETTLLNLTNVEPQHSNNLRTPYNNFWTDTLRL; from the exons cggTCGAGTTGTTCAATCCAAACATTTCACAAAGTCATTTTAATCCAGACTATACCTTCAAACTGAATAAAACCACTACAGTATTCAGGGAGCCTCTTCATATTATACAACTTACTGCTACAATCGTATGTCGTTTGTCCGCACAGAACGTGTACGTTACCTGTGTTTTACGTGATATCATGTATGAGTCGTTCTTAAAATACATAACTCTCAATGAGCCAACTTATATCGCAAGAGAGATAATTCCCGACGAAAATAACAAAGACTGGTTTCgaattaagtttaataacactggtgtagaaaaaatattggtGTCTAGAGCTTGTGATAAAAGAGATATTATTAAAGAGATTGCTAGTCAATTTAACATGGGTAACGAACTGAATTTAAGAGAATCGTCTAGATTTTGGGACGATCAATTCGAAGCAAAGGAAACGACACTAGCAGGCCGTTGTAACACCAGATATATGATACGTatgagaggaaaagagaatgaAAGACAAGACACTCATTTCCGAGTTGTATTTCCAGATATAAACTTCGAAGAGACTAAATATGTAGAAATTGAGAAGATTAGAAGTAAGTGCGAATATTCAAAGGGATTTTTCGATTTCTTGAACGGATTGGAAGTG ACACAATATAGCCATTCAATGAAAGTGTTTGATGATCAATTTCAAATATCCACTATAATGAATGTGGAATTACCAGCTGACCCATGGaacgaaaaatataaacgtGTGTTTAAGGAAACAACATTGCTAAATCTAACTAACGTTGAACCTCAACATTCAAACAATCTACGAACTCCTTACAATAATTTCTGGACTGATACATTAagattataa
- the LOC105200652 gene encoding uncharacterized protein LOC105200652 isoform X1, which translates to MMRYFNIVPDQMFSLFFLAVELFNPNISQSHFNPDYTFKLNKTTTVFREPLHIIQLTATIVCRLSAQNVYVTCVLRDIMYESFLKYITLNEPTYIAREIIPDENNKDWFRIKFNNTGVEKILVSRACDKRDIIKEIASQFNMGNELNLRESSRFWDDQFEAKETTLAGRCNTRYMIRMRGKENERQDTHFRVVFPDINFEETKYVEIEKIRSKCEYSKGFFDFLNGLEVTQYSHSMKVFDDQFQISTIMNVELPADPWNEKYKRVFKETTLLNLTNVEPQHSNNLRTPYNNFWTDTLRL; encoded by the exons ATGATGAGATATTTCAACATTGTACCTGAccaaatgttttctttattttttttagcggTCGAGTTGTTCAATCCAAACATTTCACAAAGTCATTTTAATCCAGACTATACCTTCAAACTGAATAAAACCACTACAGTATTCAGGGAGCCTCTTCATATTATACAACTTACTGCTACAATCGTATGTCGTTTGTCCGCACAGAACGTGTACGTTACCTGTGTTTTACGTGATATCATGTATGAGTCGTTCTTAAAATACATAACTCTCAATGAGCCAACTTATATCGCAAGAGAGATAATTCCCGACGAAAATAACAAAGACTGGTTTCgaattaagtttaataacactggtgtagaaaaaatattggtGTCTAGAGCTTGTGATAAAAGAGATATTATTAAAGAGATTGCTAGTCAATTTAACATGGGTAACGAACTGAATTTAAGAGAATCGTCTAGATTTTGGGACGATCAATTCGAAGCAAAGGAAACGACACTAGCAGGCCGTTGTAACACCAGATATATGATACGTatgagaggaaaagagaatgaAAGACAAGACACTCATTTCCGAGTTGTATTTCCAGATATAAACTTCGAAGAGACTAAATATGTAGAAATTGAGAAGATTAGAAGTAAGTGCGAATATTCAAAGGGATTTTTCGATTTCTTGAACGGATTGGAAGTG ACACAATATAGCCATTCAATGAAAGTGTTTGATGATCAATTTCAAATATCCACTATAATGAATGTGGAATTACCAGCTGACCCATGGaacgaaaaatataaacgtGTGTTTAAGGAAACAACATTGCTAAATCTAACTAACGTTGAACCTCAACATTCAAACAATCTACGAACTCCTTACAATAATTTCTGGACTGATACATTAagattataa
- the LOC105200651 gene encoding ropporin-1-like protein isoform X1, producing the protein MAFVEQPSLGREIAVPARLPMILKQFCKAAIRTQPYDLLKWSGSYFRALADGEEPPVKSRLEYPPPSTTSGLTLGFLRVLLRQFGNYNKTLPVEIISRHWDCLCLDRRDLDTILTIGEFRRTCQVKKFLAIAVGLLGANLTETMIMVCQLFSHEPDGGSAMIPLTLFIEIYEYLAGLACDDKEKDTMDQDTTERTACKESSVDRTCSINSQDTDVDINLDSELISKDEVDLSKTDLSMEPMENSSLERETTNYKESESLSQKDDSKNTIGKKFCGVKDSNSDGSLSSGVKKHMKIMCCPNVPGIGSRLSAERVANVTAWMLECARLQEGMVGPRNIRHTNCPPLHERSTSKLR; encoded by the exons ATGGCGTTCGTCGAGCAACCGTCGCTCGGGCGGGAAATCGCGGTGCCGGCCAGGTTGCCGATGATCCTGAAACAGTTCTGCAAAGCCGCGATACGTACGCAGCCTTATGATCTGCTCAAGTGGTCTGGTTCATACTTCCGCGCGTTAGCCGATGGCGAGGAGCCGCCAGTCAAGTCGCGGCTTGAGTATCCACCACCGAGCACGACCTCCGGCTTGACCCTAGGCTTCCTCAGGGTACTGTTGCGGCAATTTGGAA ATTACAACAAGACACTACCGGTCGAGATAATCTCGCGTCACTGGGACTGCCTTTGCCTGGATCGCAGAGACCTCGACACGATCCTCACAATCGGGGAATTCCGTCGCACCTGCCAGGTGAAGAAGTTCCTCGCCATAGCGGTGGGCCTGCTCGGTGCCAATCTTACTGAGACGATGATCATGGTCTGTCAGTTATTCAGCCACGAGCCAGACGGTGGATCTGCGATGATCCCACTCACATTGTTTATAGAAATATACGA ATACTTAGCGGGACTCGCATGCGACGACAAAGAGAAAGATACAATGGATCAAGACACAACGGAGCGCACCGCGTGCAAAGAGAGTTCTGTCGATCGTACCTGCTCCATAAATAGTCAAGACACTGACGTGGATATTAATTTAGATTCGGAATTGATATCTAAGGATGAGGTTGATCTATCGAAAA CCGATTTGTCGATGGAGCCGATGGAGAACAGTTCACTTGAAAGAGAAACTACTAATTATAAAGAAAGCGAATCTTTGAGTCAAAAAGACGATAGCAAAAATACGATCGGTAAAAAATTCTGTGGGGTGAAAGACTCCAACAGCGATGGAAGTTTATCTTCTGGAGTAAAAAAGCATATGAAAATTATGTGCTGTCCAAATGTGCCAG GTATAGGATCTCGTTTATCGGCCGAACGAGTTGCAAACGTAACGGCGTGGATGCTCGAATGCGCAAGGTTGCAAGAGGGTATGGTTGGACCGCGAAATATCCGACACACGAACTGTCCACCTTTACATGAACGATCGACGTCAAAGTTGCGATAG